Proteins found in one Triticum aestivum cultivar Chinese Spring chromosome 4D, IWGSC CS RefSeq v2.1, whole genome shotgun sequence genomic segment:
- the LOC123097644 gene encoding neutral/alkaline invertase 1, mitochondrial, with amino-acid sequence MAAAAISHLRRGAQRHALLYLSRRHFSSPSSLAAAAPLAAAARRLLSTSVESGTSSKAGSYKPPPLDPFRAALAPASPPLESPPLEEPPATPPLPEVASAAAGPEQDPVVLQNEQLEGLKAGLEAVRSREESPEEKEAWWLLNRAVVNYCGSAVGTVAANDPSTANHMLNYDQVFIRDFVPSAIAFLLRGESDIVKNFLLHTLQLQSWEKTVDCYSPGQGLMPASFKVRSVPLDGNNEAFEEVLDPDFGESAIGRVAPVDSGLWWIILLRAYGKITGDYALQERVDVQTGIRLILNLCLTDGFDMFPTLLVTDGSCMIDRRMGIHGHPLEIQALFYSALRCAREMVSTDDGSKNLIRVINNRLSALSFHIREYYWVDMKKINEIYRYKTEEYSHDAINKFNIYPEQIPSWLADWIPDKGGYLIGNLQPAHMDFRFFSLGNLWAIVSSLATQKQAEGILNLIETKWDDIVANMPLKICYPALEYEEWRIITGCDPKNTPWSYHNGGSWPTLLWQFTLACIKMGRPDLARRAVEAVEKRLSDDKWPEYYDTRTGRFIGKQSRLYQTWTIAGFLSSKMLLDCPEMASILICDEDLELLEGCACGLSNSARIKCSRRAARSQVLV; translated from the exons ATGGCGGCCGCCGCCATCTCCCACCTCCGCCGGGGCGCGCAGCGCCACGCGCTCCTATACCTCTCGCGCCGCCACTTCTCCTCTccgtcctccctcgccgccgcagccccgctcgccgccgccgctcgccgccttcTCTCTACGTCGGTGGAGTCCGGCACGTCCTCGAAGGCGGGAAGCTATAAGCCCCCGCCCCTCGACCCCTTCCGCGCTGCCCTCGCTCCAGCGTCGCCGCCGCTGGAGTCGCCTCCCCTCGAGGAGCCACCCGCTACCCCGCCGCTCCCGGAGGTAGCTTCTGCGGCCGCGGGGCCCGAGCAGGATCCGGTGGTTTTGCAGAACGAGCAATTGGAGGGCCTGAAGGCAGGGCTGGAGGCGGTGAGGAGTAGGGAGGAGTCGCCGGAGGAGAAGGAAGCGTGGTGGTTGCTCAACCGCGCGGTCGTGAATTACTGCGGCAGCGCCGTTGGCACGGTGGCAGCGAACGACCCGTCCACGGCCAACCATATGCTTAATTACGACCAGGTCTTCATCAGGGATTTCGTGCCGTCTGCCATCGCCTTCCTCCTCAGAGGCGAGAGCGACATCGTGAAGAACTTCTTGCTGCACACCTTGCAGCTCCAG AGTTGGGAGAAGACAGTGGATTGCTACAGTCCTGGTCAGGGGTTGATGCCTGCTAGTTTTAAAGTCAGATCCGTGCCTTTAGATGGAaacaatgaagcatttgaggaggTTCTTGACCCTGACTTCGGAGAGTCAGCCATTGGGCGGGTAGCACCTGTCGACTCTG GACTTTGGTGGATAATTCTACTGAGGGCATATGGTAAAATTACTGGAGACTATGCACTACAAGAAAGGGTTGATGTGCAGACAGGCATCAGACTAATCCTGAATTTATGCTTGACTGATGGATTCGACATGTTCCCTACGTTGTTAGTCACCGATGGATCATGCATGATTGATCGGAGGATGGGAATCCATGGGCATCCTCTTGAGATCCAG GCTCTGTTCTATTCTGCTTTGCGCTGTGCCCGTGAAATGGTCAGTACAGATGATGGATCTAAGAACTTGATCCGtgttatcaacaacaggctcagtGCTCTGTCCTTTCACATAAGAGAGTACTATTGGGTTGATATGAAGAAGATAAATGAGATTTATCGCTACAAGACTGAGGAGTACTCACATGATGCCATCAATAAGTTCAACATCTACCCAGAGCAAATCCCATCCTGGCTTGCAGATTGGATTCCTGATAAGGGTGGTTACCTTATAGGAAACCTACAACCAGCTCATATGGATTTCAGGTTTTTTTCTCTTGGAAATCTCTGGGCGATTGTTTCCTCTTTAGCAACTCAAAAGCAAGCAGAGGGTATCCTGAACCTCATTGAAACCAAATGGGATGATATAGTTGCAAATATGCCTCTCAAGATATGCTACCCTGCTCTGGAGTACGAGGAATGGCGTATTATCACTGGTTGCGACCCCAAAAACAC GCCCTGGTCGTATCATAACGGTGGATCTTGGCCTACATTGCTATGGCAG TTCACCCTAGCCTGTATCAAGATGGGTAGGCCTGACTTGGCAAGGAGGGCTGTTGAAGCCGTGGAGAAGAGGCTCTCAGATGACAAGTGGCCAGAATATTATGACACCAGGACAGGAAGGTTTATTGGAAAACAGTCGAGGCTATATCAGACATGGACAATTGCAGGGTTTCTTAGCTCTAAAATGCTTTTGGACTGTCCAGAGATGGCATCAATATTAATATGTGACGAAGATCTCGAGCTACTGGAAGGCTGTGCTTGTGGCCTGAGCAACAGCGCTCGCATCAAATGCTCCCGGCGTGCAGCCAGGTCTCAAGTCCTTGTGTAG